Proteins encoded within one genomic window of Ranitomeya variabilis isolate aRanVar5 chromosome 4, aRanVar5.hap1, whole genome shotgun sequence:
- the LOC143768673 gene encoding formyl peptide receptor 2-like, whose product MYTSTNKIVIKLYILHEANFFPTIFVRSPYEHNETINTTYCIRCDEILQKTSITLCSIIFIFGIIGNGLVIWIAGFRMKKTISAMWFLHLAIADFLCCASLPLRIVDWAYFFLYLPGIFCTLNIVLFNLNMSASVLLLTAMSIDRWVSVMWPFWAKVQRTYKLVRNIVAILWVLSVLLTGLVYFLHEFYLFDLHEWCLFYDIDLHSVEIKQTIQLIRLLIMFGIPFLIIFTSYVTIFLKLRKSKRSQRSQRSSRIITAVILCFFICWFPYYMWPLTPMYDGNSVQFYAVNIFITNLACLNSCINPIIYVFMGQDFQHDFFRSIPYRLERTLTEHIEQPNDLSKEGANFKHICSTDI is encoded by the coding sequence ATGTATACCTCTACGAATAAGATAGTTATAAAGCTATACATTCTTCATGAGGCTAACTTCTTCCCTACTATTTTTGTAAGGTCGCCTTATGAACACAATGAAACAATTAACACAACTTACTGCATCAGGTGTGACGAAATTTTACAGAAGACATCAATTACTCTATGCAGCATCATTTTTATTTTCGGGATTATCGGTAATGGATTAGTCATCTGGATTGCTGGTTTCAGGATGAAGAAGACAATCAGTGCCATGTGGTTCCTCCATCTGGCCATTGCGGACTTCCTGTGCTGTGCGTCTCTGCCTCTGAGAATTGTAGACTGGGCTTACTTTTTCTTATATTTACCAGGTATTTTTTGCACGTTGAACATTGTACTTTTTAATTTAAACATGAGCGCCAGTGTTCTTCTACTAACCGCGATGAGTATTGACCGCTGGGTATCAGTCATGTGGCCATTTTGGGCAAAAGTTCAAAGGACCTATAAATTAGTAAGAAATATTGTGGCAATTCTTTGGGTTTTGAGTGTGCTCTTAACTGGTTTAgtatattttttacatgaattttaTCTTTTCGATTTACATGAATGGTGTCTATTCTATGATATTGATTTACATTCTGTTGAGATAAAACAGACCATTCAACTGATAAGGTTACTTATAATGTTTGGGATCCCTTTTCTCATTATTTTCACCAGTTATGtcaccatttttttaaaacttaGAAAAAGTAAGAGATCCCAGAGATCTCAGAGATCTTCCAGGATCATCACCGCTGTTATATTGTGTTTCTTTATCTGCTGGTTTCCATATTACATGTGGCCACTGACACCCATGTATGATGGAAATAGCGTTCAATTCTATGCAGTAAATATTTTCATTACCAACCTGGCTTGCCTTAACAGTTGCATCAATCCAATCATTTATGTTTTTATGGGACAGGATTTTCAACATGATTTCTTCAGGTCCATTCCCTACAGACTTGAACGAACTTTAACTGAACACATTGAACAACCTAATGACCTAAGCAAAGAAGGAGCAAATTTTAAGCATATTTGCAGTACAGACATTTAA